In Synergistaceae bacterium, a single window of DNA contains:
- a CDS encoding DUF362 domain-containing protein: MERREFLKKSLNLGLGVGLLFLPKGFRNGLSKALAEEKYPDLVALKGAAPEVMFDRGIAALGGIGRFVKPGQTVVIKPNISWDTPLEGAANTSPALVARIVKHCLDGGAKRVWVMDHSIEYWENSLAGSGIGAAVKSAGGVYAPSEDAKYYQKIDVKGKVLKTTQIHETLLECDVLVSVPVLKHHGGAGVSIAMKNLMGCVWNRMDYHAQGLQNCIADFLQARKPDLSVVDAWRVITRHGPRGGSASDVAEMKMQILSPDIVAADAASAKLLGREPADVPHIRFAAEAGAGEIDLTKLRIDRIVL, translated from the coding sequence TCCTGCCGAAGGGGTTCCGGAACGGCCTGTCAAAGGCGCTGGCCGAGGAGAAATATCCCGATCTCGTGGCTTTGAAGGGAGCCGCTCCGGAGGTCATGTTCGACAGGGGAATAGCGGCGCTGGGGGGCATTGGACGTTTCGTGAAGCCTGGACAGACCGTGGTGATCAAACCCAATATCTCCTGGGACACGCCTCTGGAGGGCGCGGCCAACACCTCGCCGGCTCTGGTGGCGCGCATTGTAAAGCACTGTCTGGACGGAGGGGCCAAACGGGTCTGGGTGATGGATCACTCCATTGAATACTGGGAAAATTCTCTGGCGGGCAGCGGAATCGGCGCGGCCGTAAAATCGGCCGGAGGAGTTTACGCGCCCTCGGAGGACGCGAAATATTATCAGAAAATCGACGTGAAGGGAAAGGTTCTGAAAACGACCCAAATTCACGAGACCCTTCTGGAGTGCGACGTCCTTGTCAGCGTGCCCGTGTTGAAGCATCACGGCGGAGCGGGGGTCAGCATCGCCATGAAAAATCTGATGGGCTGCGTGTGGAACCGCATGGATTATCACGCTCAGGGCCTTCAGAACTGCATTGCGGACTTCCTTCAGGCTCGAAAACCCGATCTCAGCGTCGTGGACGCCTGGCGCGTCATCACCCGGCACGGCCCTCGAGGCGGTTCCGCTTCCGACGTGGCGGAGATGAAAATGCAGATTCTCTCCCCGGACATCGTGGCCGCCGACGCCGCTTCCGCCAAACTGCTGGGGCGCGAGCCCGCCGACGTCCCTCACATCCGATTCGCCGCGGAGGCCGGAGCTGGAGAAATCGACCTGACAAAACTCAGGATCGACCGGATCGTTCTTTAA
- a CDS encoding 4Fe-4S binding protein: protein MAVAAKRKRLGYRMFFWCRIFVSLGILLLFLRTFTSSRQMWSDLRADLTAAQFTGALMSGGVTSLVVLGILLISLLLGRWYCSFLCPFGTLQLLAWKSGGLLKLAAKGRYAPPSRLRYFLPALAGVGLIFSLWPLFVVMDPLSNFGRGVRGLYALVAGQPVGPFFLGALGMFGAVLGFAFFQGRRFCDWCPLGTLLGLCARTAPLGMTLRPDLCVGCGNCEALCPMRCIDASNKTLDRERCVLCLNCAAHCAMGALDYGCAGSLSPSKRRAFFQIFHDRAAFFAGASGLLYLGGATFRALRSSGAGAAAEPASGEAGLAEPEFMENVMPPGAGNREDFLSRCIRCGACVAACPSGIVRIDRTSWPELDYSRGYCQYNCRECSNACPAHALRPFHDAEEKRRTRIALSDLHRKNCVVITRRESCGACAEVCPTHALRMEPLKDGSNLTAPVFDPLYCIGCGGCLQVCPALPKAFAVRGVAVQVRTPGMRPGEDDDEGLPSLPASGDDFPF from the coding sequence ATGGCCGTCGCCGCGAAACGCAAACGTCTCGGATACCGAATGTTCTTCTGGTGCCGAATATTCGTGTCATTGGGTATTCTCCTTCTTTTCCTCCGGACGTTCACCTCCTCCCGCCAGATGTGGAGCGACCTTCGCGCCGATCTGACGGCTGCGCAGTTCACGGGGGCGCTGATGTCCGGCGGCGTCACGAGTCTCGTCGTTCTGGGGATCCTGCTGATTTCCCTCCTGTTGGGGCGATGGTACTGCTCTTTTCTGTGCCCCTTCGGAACCCTGCAGCTTTTGGCCTGGAAGAGCGGCGGCCTTTTGAAACTGGCGGCGAAGGGACGGTACGCTCCCCCCTCGCGGCTTCGATACTTCCTGCCGGCGCTGGCCGGAGTCGGGCTGATTTTTTCACTGTGGCCGCTGTTTGTCGTGATGGATCCTCTGTCGAATTTCGGCCGTGGAGTCCGCGGTTTATACGCCCTCGTCGCCGGACAGCCTGTGGGGCCCTTCTTTCTGGGTGCTCTCGGAATGTTCGGGGCGGTTTTGGGGTTCGCCTTCTTTCAGGGACGCCGTTTCTGCGACTGGTGTCCCCTGGGGACTCTCCTCGGGCTGTGCGCCCGAACGGCTCCCCTGGGCATGACCCTGCGGCCGGACCTCTGCGTCGGCTGCGGCAACTGCGAAGCTCTCTGCCCCATGCGCTGCATCGACGCGTCGAACAAAACCCTGGATCGGGAGCGCTGCGTCCTCTGCCTGAACTGCGCGGCGCACTGCGCGATGGGCGCTCTTGACTACGGATGCGCGGGAAGTCTCTCCCCGTCGAAACGTCGGGCTTTTTTTCAGATTTTTCATGACAGAGCGGCTTTTTTCGCGGGGGCATCCGGTCTGCTGTACCTGGGAGGGGCGACCTTCCGCGCGCTGCGTTCCTCAGGCGCAGGCGCCGCCGCGGAGCCCGCTTCCGGGGAGGCGGGCCTGGCTGAACCGGAGTTTATGGAAAACGTCATGCCCCCCGGCGCTGGGAACAGGGAGGATTTTCTGTCCCGCTGCATTCGGTGCGGCGCCTGCGTCGCGGCCTGTCCTTCCGGCATCGTCCGCATCGACAGAACCTCCTGGCCGGAGCTGGATTACAGTCGGGGCTACTGTCAGTACAACTGCAGGGAATGTTCCAACGCCTGTCCGGCTCACGCCCTGCGCCCGTTTCACGACGCAGAAGAGAAGCGGCGGACGAGAATCGCCCTGTCGGACCTTCACCGGAAGAACTGCGTGGTCATCACCCGACGGGAGTCCTGCGGAGCCTGCGCTGAGGTCTGCCCCACCCACGCCCTTCGGATGGAACCGCTGAAGGACGGGTCGAACCTGACGGCCCCCGTTTTCGACCCCCTTTACTGTATCGGATGCGGCGGCTGTCTGCAGGTCTGTCCGGCCCTGCCGAAGGCTTTCGCGGTGCGCGGAGTGGCGGTACAGGTCCGGACTCCGGGAATGCGGCCCGGCGAGGACGACGACGAAGGTCTTCCCTCGCTTCCGGCCTCAGGGGACGATTTTCCGTTCTGA
- a CDS encoding twin-arginine translocase TatA/TatE family subunit, with protein sequence MNLGMGEIFLLIILLLLFFGPKRLPEVGRAAGNALREFRAGLNGMKNGETDSGARAQGNAEDGDNGGTKRV encoded by the coding sequence TTGAACCTGGGAATGGGCGAAATTTTCCTTCTGATTATATTGCTGCTGCTGTTTTTCGGACCGAAGCGCCTTCCCGAGGTGGGGCGCGCCGCGGGTAACGCCCTGCGGGAATTTCGGGCGGGCCTGAACGGGATGAAGAACGGTGAAACCGATTCCGGCGCCAGAGCTCAGGGAAACGCGGAAGACGGGGACAACGGCGGAACGAAGCGCGTCTGA